A window from Candidatus Arthromitus sp. SFB-rat-Yit encodes these proteins:
- a CDS encoding acyl-CoA thioesterase has translation MKSIKDIEVRYSETDQMGVVYHSNYLIWMEIGRTNFIKDSGFNMMDFERKGFLFPVYEMDIKFMSPARYDENIHVETSIHKLSKVKMIYEQRIFNDKNEEKTRAFVTIVCVTKKDFKIVRFDKEMKEFYNKCLSSLEK, from the coding sequence TTGAAGTCGATAAAGGATATAGAAGTTAGATATTCTGAAACAGATCAAATGGGTGTTGTTTATCATTCGAATTATTTAATTTGGATGGAGATTGGGAGAACAAATTTCATAAAAGATAGTGGATTTAATATGATGGACTTTGAGCGGAAAGGATTTTTATTTCCTGTTTATGAAATGGATATAAAGTTTATGAGTCCAGCCCGTTATGATGAAAATATTCATGTAGAAACATCTATACATAAATTATCAAAGGTTAAGATGATCTATGAACAAAGGATATTTAATGATAAGAATGAGGAAAAGACTAGAGCATTTGTTACTATTGTTTGTGTAACAAAAAAAGATTTTAAGATCGTTAGATTTGATAAGGAAATGAAAGAATTCTACAATAAATGTTTAAGTTCTTTAGAGAAATAA
- the purB gene encoding adenylosuccinate lyase: MIKRYSRKEMTNVWSDENKFNSWLKVELLSSKAFSELGVIPKDDVKKLWENCKVDVHRMLELERETRHDVVAFTRALSESLGEEKKWIHYGLTSTDVVDTAYGYILKQANEIILRDIEEILDVLREKAIEYKKVPCIGRTHGIHADITSFGLKFALWYDEMMRNLERFKLSSRDVEVGKISGAVGNYSNIDPFIQDYVCNKLGINSSSISTQTLQRDRHAFYMSTISLIGSTLEKIGVEIRHLQRTEVREVEERFVKGQKGSSAMPHKRNPISSENIAGCARVLRGYTVTSFENISLWHERDISHSSAERIILPDATILIDYMLNRMKNILENLVVFEDNMLENINKTYGIIFSQRVMNSLINKGLSREEAYDIVQSLAMNCFTNKLEFKEMLINDSEILKYLTLLEVEECFSIDYYMKNVDIILKRVGILK, from the coding sequence ATGATTAAGAGATATTCACGGAAAGAAATGACCAATGTATGGAGTGATGAAAATAAATTTAATTCTTGGTTAAAAGTTGAATTGTTATCTAGTAAAGCTTTTAGTGAGCTTGGGGTTATACCTAAAGATGATGTTAAAAAGCTTTGGGAAAATTGTAAAGTTGATGTGCATAGAATGCTTGAGCTTGAAAGAGAAACAAGACATGATGTTGTTGCTTTTACAAGAGCACTTAGTGAATCTTTAGGAGAAGAGAAGAAGTGGATTCATTATGGCCTTACAAGCACTGATGTTGTTGATACGGCATATGGATATATTTTAAAGCAAGCAAATGAAATTATACTTAGGGATATAGAAGAAATACTTGATGTTTTAAGAGAAAAAGCTATTGAATATAAAAAAGTACCCTGTATAGGTAGAACTCATGGAATTCATGCTGACATAACTTCATTTGGTTTGAAATTTGCTCTATGGTACGATGAGATGATGAGAAATTTGGAGAGGTTTAAATTATCATCACGAGATGTTGAGGTTGGTAAAATAAGTGGTGCTGTTGGGAATTATTCAAACATTGATCCATTTATACAAGATTATGTTTGCAATAAACTTGGAATTAATTCATCAAGTATATCAACTCAAACTCTTCAAAGAGATAGACATGCTTTTTATATGTCAACTATATCTTTAATTGGATCGACTCTTGAAAAAATTGGAGTAGAGATAAGACATCTTCAAAGAACGGAAGTTCGTGAAGTTGAAGAAAGATTTGTAAAAGGACAAAAAGGATCGAGTGCTATGCCACATAAAAGAAATCCAATTTCTAGTGAAAATATAGCAGGGTGTGCCCGTGTTCTAAGAGGTTATACGGTTACATCTTTTGAAAATATTTCACTCTGGCATGAAAGGGATATTTCGCATTCGAGTGCAGAGAGAATAATACTTCCTGATGCTACGATTTTAATTGATTATATGCTCAATAGAATGAAAAATATTTTGGAGAACTTGGTTGTATTTGAAGATAATATGCTTGAAAATATAAATAAAACTTATGGAATTATTTTTTCGCAAAGGGTTATGAATAGTTTAATAAATAAAGGATTGTCGAGAGAAGAGGCTTATGACATTGTTCAATCTTTGGCGATGAATTGTTTTACAAACAAGTTGGAATTTAAAGAAATGCTAATTAATGATTCAGAAATTTTGAAATACTTAACTCTTCTTGAAGTTGAAGAATGTTTTAGTATTGATTATTATATGAAAAATGTTGATATTATTTTGAAGAGGGTTGGTATATTGAAATAA
- a CDS encoding Gfo/Idh/MocA family oxidoreductase, producing MEKINNNMICVGLAGFGLSGKIFQAPFLHADSRFNLKKVYERTSTNSKKEYPEVEVVRSFDELLTSDIDLVVISTPNPCHFEMSLKAMQAGKHVVVEKPVASTSKEVMELCEISKRENVVFSVYQNRRFDGDFLTVKKIINENMIGEVLDYECHFDRFVTGKNKKQWKVDGGKGIDLLYDIGVHLIDQAYNIFGMPNEVYADLRKQRNESSGIDNFQVYLYYKDKKVVLSSGEVVAMSGPHFAIHGTKGSFIKYGKDLQEGRLISGMRPWESDLGVDEEKYFGTLCRVSENEFLEEKIVTEIGDYGKYYDNIYHAINDGGELFVKPEEAIDVMKIIEAAQCSSAEKCRVKVV from the coding sequence GTGGAAAAAATTAATAACAATATGATATGCGTGGGACTTGCGGGATTCGGTTTATCGGGGAAAATTTTTCAAGCTCCATTTCTTCATGCAGATAGTAGGTTTAATCTTAAAAAAGTTTATGAGAGAACCTCGACTAATTCTAAGAAAGAGTATCCAGAAGTTGAGGTGGTTAGAAGTTTTGATGAACTTTTGACATCTGATATTGATCTTGTTGTAATTTCAACGCCGAATCCTTGTCATTTTGAAATGTCATTGAAAGCTATGCAGGCTGGTAAGCATGTTGTGGTAGAAAAACCTGTTGCATCAACGAGCAAAGAAGTAATGGAATTATGTGAAATATCTAAGCGTGAGAATGTTGTATTTTCTGTTTATCAAAATAGGAGATTTGATGGAGATTTTCTTACTGTCAAAAAAATAATAAATGAAAATATGATTGGTGAAGTTTTGGATTATGAATGCCATTTTGATCGATTTGTAACTGGCAAGAATAAGAAACAATGGAAGGTTGATGGTGGAAAAGGGATAGATCTTTTATATGATATTGGAGTTCATTTGATTGATCAAGCTTACAATATATTTGGGATGCCAAATGAGGTTTATGCCGATTTAAGAAAACAACGTAATGAGTCTTCTGGAATTGATAATTTCCAAGTGTATTTATATTATAAAGATAAAAAAGTTGTGTTATCATCTGGTGAAGTTGTTGCGATGTCTGGACCTCATTTTGCAATTCATGGAACAAAAGGAAGTTTTATAAAATACGGAAAAGATTTGCAAGAGGGTAGACTGATTTCGGGAATGCGACCTTGGGAATCAGATTTGGGAGTTGATGAAGAAAAATATTTTGGAACTCTTTGTAGAGTCAGTGAAAATGAATTTTTGGAAGAGAAGATAGTAACAGAGATAGGTGATTATGGGAAATATTATGACAATATTTATCATGCTATAAATGATGGTGGAGAATTATTTGTAAAACCAGAAGAGGCTATTGATGTTATGAAAATTATTGAAGCTGCACAATGTAGTAGTGCAGAGAAGTGTAGGGTTAAAGTAGTATGA
- a CDS encoding adenylosuccinate synthase, whose product MNSLIVVGTGWGDEGKGKLTDYLSSKFDVCVRYQGGNNAGHTIKFNNKHFALNLIPSGIFNSTTMNILSNGMVIDLKVLIKELNSLISQGINCENLYISNRAHIIFPYHIALDEIFENLKGDKKVGTTKRGIGPCYVDKYMRIGIRFGDLLNKNSFYEKLSLNVDYANKLLSLFGNTTFDKDEIFNEYMSYINIIKTKIIDSSVFITNALNENKKVIFEGAQGIMLCLDHGTYPYVTSSSPSASSVALNCGIAPQYIQKVLGITKAYSTRVGEGTLPTEIFCEISKKIRKIGNEYGTTTGRKRRIGWLDTVILKHGKRISGITDLAITLLDVLTGFEKLKICIAYELDGKTIDFIPSSIEEFSRCKPIYIELDGWSEDITQIKSFNDLPDNAKKYIKTIENITKIKISIISVGPDRNQTIEI is encoded by the coding sequence ATGAATTCACTGATTGTTGTTGGAACAGGATGGGGAGATGAAGGTAAAGGTAAGCTTACAGATTATCTCTCAAGTAAATTTGACGTTTGTGTTAGATATCAAGGAGGAAACAATGCAGGACATACAATAAAATTTAATAACAAACATTTCGCTCTTAATTTAATACCATCTGGTATTTTCAATTCTACTACAATGAACATATTATCAAATGGTATGGTAATAGATCTCAAAGTTCTTATTAAAGAATTGAATTCTCTAATTTCTCAAGGTATAAATTGTGAAAATCTTTATATATCAAATCGAGCACACATAATATTTCCATATCATATTGCACTTGATGAAATATTTGAAAATCTAAAAGGAGATAAAAAAGTTGGGACAACCAAACGAGGAATTGGACCTTGTTATGTTGACAAATATATGAGAATAGGAATAAGATTTGGAGATTTACTAAATAAAAATTCCTTTTATGAGAAGCTTTCTTTAAATGTCGACTATGCAAATAAACTTCTATCACTATTTGGAAATACTACTTTTGATAAAGATGAAATCTTCAATGAATACATGTCTTACATAAATATTATAAAAACAAAAATAATAGATAGTTCTGTATTTATAACAAACGCTTTAAATGAAAACAAGAAAGTAATATTTGAAGGTGCTCAAGGTATAATGCTTTGTTTAGATCACGGAACTTATCCATATGTTACCAGTTCATCACCTTCAGCATCATCTGTTGCTCTTAATTGTGGAATAGCTCCTCAATACATTCAAAAAGTTTTAGGAATAACCAAAGCCTACTCAACTCGTGTAGGTGAAGGAACACTCCCGACAGAAATTTTTTGTGAAATTTCAAAAAAGATACGTAAAATTGGAAATGAATATGGAACTACAACTGGAAGGAAAAGAAGAATTGGATGGCTCGATACTGTGATCTTAAAACATGGAAAAAGAATTTCTGGAATTACAGATTTAGCGATAACTCTACTAGACGTTTTAACAGGATTTGAAAAATTAAAAATCTGCATAGCTTACGAGCTAGATGGAAAAACAATAGATTTTATTCCATCAAGCATAGAAGAATTCTCTAGATGCAAACCTATATATATAGAGTTAGATGGATGGAGCGAAGATATAACACAAATTAAATCATTTAACGACTTGCCTGATAATGCTAAAAAATATATAAAAACAATTGAAAACATTACTAAAATTAAAATTTCAATTATATCCGTTGGTCCAGATAGAAATCAAACTATAGAAATATAA
- the scpB gene encoding SMC-Scp complex subunit ScpB: MNDRFILDTAVRDNFFSVIESLLFVYGDPISLKDISDVLEEKEDFVKSLMDEFELLYKNSDRGLKVFNIDGKYQFGTKPENEKYIVRLLKTNQRQSLSQAAIETLSIISYKQPVTRVEIEEIRGVRSDKAIQTLLDKDLIKESGRLEAIGRPILYGTTDNFLKQFGIEKLEELPVLDDVELDD, translated from the coding sequence ATGAATGATAGGTTTATTTTGGATACAGCAGTTAGAGATAATTTTTTCTCTGTTATAGAATCATTGTTATTTGTATATGGTGATCCGATTTCTTTGAAGGATATAAGCGATGTTCTTGAAGAGAAGGAAGACTTTGTAAAATCTCTTATGGATGAATTTGAACTTCTATATAAAAATTCTGATAGAGGATTAAAAGTATTTAATATAGATGGTAAATACCAATTTGGGACAAAACCTGAGAATGAAAAATACATAGTTAGGTTATTGAAAACTAATCAACGACAATCTCTATCTCAAGCGGCTATAGAAACATTATCTATAATTTCGTATAAACAACCTGTAACGAGAGTTGAGATTGAAGAGATAAGAGGTGTGCGAAGTGATAAAGCAATACAAACTCTTTTAGATAAGGATCTTATAAAAGAATCCGGTAGACTTGAAGCCATAGGTCGACCAATTCTATATGGAACGACTGATAATTTTTTAAAGCAATTTGGGATTGAGAAATTAGAAGAACTTCCAGTTCTTGATGATGTAGAACTAGATGATTAG
- a CDS encoding segregation/condensation protein A yields the protein MDIKIENFEGPFDLLLHLITKNKMSIYNINIYDITIQYIEYIDKMKEFDLDIASEFIVMAATLIEIKSRKLIPEKLNKVEEQEEETSENLLFDRLIEYKKFKKVSEVLLSKYKGQGNTYFKKPEIIDQPKEEAIDLNQIFKDIDILYFYDKYKKLINSYIEKQNDSNPIQTNIYLDKFRVDDKIKDLKNTSESVLRFNEIVKPCVDKVEIIIIFIAILELVKQNYFKIIQVGKFTDIILEKNSLEYGESEDE from the coding sequence ATGGATATAAAAATTGAAAATTTTGAAGGACCATTTGATCTGCTACTTCATCTTATTACAAAAAATAAAATGAGTATTTACAATATAAATATCTATGATATAACCATTCAATATATAGAGTACATAGATAAAATGAAAGAATTTGACCTTGATATTGCGTCAGAATTTATTGTTATGGCGGCTACACTTATTGAAATAAAATCTCGAAAACTTATTCCAGAAAAATTAAATAAAGTTGAAGAACAAGAGGAAGAAACATCAGAAAATTTATTGTTTGATAGGCTCATAGAGTATAAAAAATTTAAAAAAGTATCAGAGGTATTGCTATCTAAATATAAAGGTCAGGGTAATACATATTTTAAAAAGCCAGAAATAATTGATCAGCCTAAAGAAGAGGCAATTGATTTAAATCAAATATTTAAAGATATTGATATTTTATATTTCTATGATAAGTATAAGAAATTGATTAATTCTTATATAGAAAAACAGAATGATTCAAATCCAATACAAACTAATATTTATTTGGATAAGTTCAGGGTTGATGATAAGATAAAAGACTTAAAAAATACATCAGAATCTGTTTTGAGATTTAATGAAATAGTTAAGCCGTGTGTTGATAAGGTTGAGATAATTATTATTTTTATTGCAATACTTGAGCTTGTTAAGCAAAATTATTTTAAAATTATACAAGTAGGTAAATTTACAGACATTATACTTGAAAAAAATAGCTTGGAATATGGAGAAAGTGAAGATGAATGA
- a CDS encoding restriction endonuclease subunit S — translation MGKFDKLIKELCPDGVEWKEIGEFLDYEQPTKYIVKSTEYSDKYDIPVLTAGQSFVLGYTNEKDGLYKSSKDKPVIIFDDFTASFHWVDFVFKIKSSAMKMLTPKSKDSINFRFIYHCMKNIGYSNNDHTRQWIGKYSKFKIPIPPLELQEEIVHILDLFTNLTEELTAELTARRKQYEYYRDKLLMFGDGVEWKQFGECATIFRGASPRPIREFITTDSSGVNWIKIGDVKIGEKYITCSEERITKEGAEKSRFVKKGDLILSNSMSFGRPYILKINGCVHDGWLIISNFSNYYLTDFLYYLLNSNIYQNEMKKKASFGGAVQNLNANIVKGLVLPLPPLEEQERIVSILDKFDKLCNDLTEGLPAEIEARRKQYEYYRDKLLTFKELEKIN, via the coding sequence ATGGGCAAATTTGATAAATTGATAAAAGAACTTTGTCCTGATGGAGTTGAGTGGAAAGAGATTGGGGAGTTTTTAGATTATGAACAACCTACAAAATATATAGTAAAATCCACAGAGTATAGTGATAAATATGATATTCCAGTTTTAACAGCAGGGCAATCATTTGTTTTAGGATACACAAATGAAAAAGATGGATTGTATAAATCTAGTAAAGATAAACCAGTAATTATATTTGATGATTTTACAGCTTCATTTCATTGGGTGGATTTTGTATTTAAAATAAAATCATCTGCTATGAAAATGTTAACACCTAAATCCAAAGATAGTATAAATTTTAGATTTATTTATCATTGTATGAAAAATATAGGATATTCAAACAATGATCATACAAGGCAATGGATAGGTAAATATTCAAAATTTAAAATTCCAATACCCCCGTTAGAGCTTCAAGAAGAGATTGTACATATTTTAGATTTGTTTACAAATCTTACAGAAGAGCTTACAGCAGAGCTTACAGCAAGAAGGAAACAGTATGAGTATTATAGAGATAAATTGCTTATGTTTGGTGATGGGGTTGAGTGGAAACAGTTTGGAGAATGTGCTACTATTTTTCGCGGAGCTTCACCAAGACCGATAAGGGAATTTATAACGACAGATTCTAGTGGAGTTAATTGGATTAAAATTGGTGATGTAAAGATAGGTGAAAAATATATAACTTGTTCAGAAGAAAGAATTACTAAAGAAGGTGCTGAAAAATCTCGGTTTGTTAAAAAAGGCGATCTTATTTTATCTAACTCTATGAGTTTTGGAAGACCTTATATTTTGAAAATAAATGGATGCGTTCATGATGGTTGGCTTATAATAAGTAACTTTTCCAATTATTATTTAACAGATTTTTTATACTATTTGTTGAATTCAAATATTTATCAAAATGAGATGAAGAAAAAGGCATCTTTTGGTGGAGCCGTTCAAAATTTAAATGCCAATATTGTTAAAGGATTAGTGCTACCACTCCCACCATTAGAAGAACAAGAAAGAATAGTTTCAATCCTCGATAAATTTGATAAGCTTTGTAACGATTTAACTGAAGGACTCCCTGCAGAGATTGAAGCGAGGAGGAAACAATATGAATATTATAGGGACAAGCTTTTGACTTTTAAAGAACTCGAAAAAATTAATTAG